The Mucilaginibacter yixingensis genome window below encodes:
- a CDS encoding VOC family protein, whose protein sequence is MRAINPWINFNGNAEEAFTFYQSVFGGEFTKVIRFKDLSSAEFPVADNDANKLMYIGLPIGNNNVLISNDVPEFMGRVNESENRSKIYVVTESREEADKIFNGLSTGGDVEGPIGDSPWGTYAGMFRDKYGIEWIVEFDPGVNG, encoded by the coding sequence ATGAGAGCAATTAATCCCTGGATCAATTTCAATGGAAATGCCGAAGAGGCATTCACTTTCTACCAATCAGTTTTTGGCGGCGAGTTCACCAAGGTTATCCGTTTCAAAGACCTATCGAGCGCCGAATTCCCGGTGGCCGATAATGACGCCAACAAGCTCATGTACATAGGCTTACCTATCGGCAATAACAACGTATTAATATCCAATGACGTTCCCGAGTTTATGGGCCGGGTAAACGAAAGCGAAAACAGGTCTAAAATATATGTTGTTACCGAAAGCCGTGAAGAGGCGGACAAAATATTTAACGGCCTATCAACAGGCGGAGATGTTGAAGGCCCCATTGGCGATAGCCCATGGGGCACCTATGCCGGCATGTTTAGAGATAAATATGGCATTGAATGGATTGTGGAATTTGACCCTGGCGTTAACGGATAA